The Coregonus clupeaformis isolate EN_2021a chromosome 35, ASM2061545v1, whole genome shotgun sequence genome includes the window atttgtaggggtccagattttgcagcgctttcaaaacatcagctgtctgactttgtgtgaaggagaagcgggggggggcatgggcaagttgcagcagagggtgcagagttggtggccgggttagtggtagccagatggaaagcatggccagctgtagcaaaatgcttgttgaaattctcgattattgtagatttatcggtggtgatagtgtttcctagcctcagtgcagtgggcagctgggaggaagtgctcttattctccatggactttacagtgtcccaaaactttttggagttagtgctacaggatgcaaatttctgtttgaaaaagttagcctttgctttcctgactgcttgtgtatattggttcctaacttccctgaaaagttgcatatcgcgggggctatttgatgctaatgctgtacgccacaggatgtttttgtgctggtcaagggcagtcaagtctgaggagaaccaggggctatatcggttcttagttctgtattttttgaatggggcatgtttatttaagattgagaggaaattacttttaaggaacaaccaggcatcctctactgacggaatgagatctatatccatccaggatacctgggccaggtcaattaggaaggcctcctcgctaaagtgttttagggagcgtttgacagtgatgaggggtggtcgtttgaccgcggacccgttacggacgcaggcaataaggcagtgatcgctgagatcctggttgaagacagctgaggtgtatttagagggtatgttagtcaggatgatatctatgagggtacccatgtttacggatttagggttgtacctggtaggttcgttgataatttgcgtgaggttgagggcatctagcttggattgtaggatggctggggtattaagcatatcccaatttaggtcaccaagcagtacaaactctgaggataaatgggggcaatcaattcacatatggtgtccagggcacagctgggggctgagggggtctgtagcaagcggcaacagtgagagacttatttctggaaaggtggatttttagaagtagaagctcaaactgtttgggcacagacctggatagtatgatagagctctgcaggctatctctacagtagattgcaactccaccccctttggcagttctatctagacggaaaatgttatagttggggatggaaatttcagaatttttggtggccttcctgagccaggattcagacactgctagaacatcagggttggcagagtgtgctaacgcagtgaataactcaaacttaggaagtagacttctgatatttatgtgcaagaaaccaagacttttgcgattacagaagtcatcaaatgatagcgcctggggagtaggagtgatactgagggctgcagggcctgggttagcctctacatcaccagaggaacagaggaggactagaataaggatacggctaaaggctttaagaactggtcttctagtgatgtgatggtctgggggtgctttagtggtggtaaagtgggagatttgacATGGGTAAAAGgtatcttgaagaaggaaggctatcactccattttgcaacaccatgccataccctgtggacggcgcttgattggagccaatttcctcctacaacaggacaatgacccaaagcacagctccaaaccatgcaataactatttagggaagaagcagtcagctggtattctgtctataatggagtggccagcacagtcaccggatctcaaccctattgaccTGTTGTGGGAGCAacttgaccgtatggtatgtaagaagtgcccatcaagccaatccaacttgtgggaggtgcttcaggaagcatggggtgaaatctcttcagattacatcaacaaattgacaattagaatgccaaaggtctgcaaggctgtaattgctgcaaatggaggattatttgacgaaagcagagtttgaaggacacaattattatttcaataaaaaaaatctgtatttctaaccttgtcaaagactacatttcctattcatttttgctatatttcctattcaaactcatttcatgtatgttttcttggaaaacaaggacatttctaagtgaccccaaacttttgaacggtagtgtttatatattcacatatatatatatatatatatatatatatatatatatatatatatacagtgagggaaaaaagtatttgatcccctgctgactttgtacatttgcccactgacaaagaaatgatcagtctataattttaatggtaggtttatttgaacagtgagagacagaataacaaccaaaaaatccagaaaaacgcatgtcaaaaatgttataaattgatttgtattttaatgaggggaaataagtatttgaccccctctcaatcagaaagatttatggctcccaggtgtcttttatgactcttaaagggagtgctcctaatctcagcttgttacctgtataaaagacacctgtccacagaagcaatcaatcaatcagattccaaactctccaccatggccaagacaaaagagctctccaaggatgtcagggactagattgtagacctacacaaggctggaatgggctacaataataataataataataataataataataatatgccatttagcagacgcttttatccaaagcgacttaccgtcatgtgcgcatacatttttacgtatgggtggtcccggggatcgaacccactaccctggcgttacaagcgccatgctctaccaattgagctacagaggaccacgctacagaggaccactacaagaccaccgccaagcagcttgatgagaaggtgacatgagaatggtgaggaatcagcacagaactacacgggaggatcttgtcaatgatctcaaggcagctgggaccatagtcaccaagaaaacgattggtaacacactacgccgtgaaggactgaaatcctgcagcgcccgcaaggtccccctgctcaagaaagcacatatacaggcccgtctgaagtttgccaatgaacatatgaatgattcagaggagaactgggtgaaagtgttgtggtcagatgagaccaaaatcgagctctttggcatcaactcaactctccgtgtttggaggaggaggaatgctgcctaggaccccaagaacaccatccccaccgtcaaacatggaggtggaaacattatgctttgggggtgtttttctgctaaggggacaggacaacttcaccgcatcaaagggacgatggacggggccatgtaccgtcaaacctCAGCgaggtcattgaaaatgggtcgtggatgggtattccagcatgacaatgacccaaaacacacagccaaggcaacaaaggagtggctcaagaagaagcacattaaggtcctggagtggcctagccagtctccagaccttaatcccatagaaaatctgtcgagggagctgaaggttcgagttgccaaacgtcagcctcgaaaccttaatgacttggagaagatctgcaaagaggagtgggacaaaatccctcctgagatgtgtgcaaacctggtggccaactacaagaaacgtctgacctctgtgattgccaacaagggttttgccaccaagtactaaatcatgttttacagaggggtcaaatacttatttccctcattaaaatgcatatcaatttataacatttttgacatgcatttttctggagtctctcactgttcaaataaacctactattaaaattatagactgatcatttctttgtcagtgggcaaacatacaaaatcagcaggggatcaaataccttaccagtcaaaagtttggacacacctacttattcaagggattttctttatttttacattgtagaataatagtgaagacatcaaaactatgaaataacacaaaaagtgtttttatatttgagattcttcaaatagccatcctttgccttgacagctttgcacactcttggcattctttcaaccagcttcacctggaatgcattttccaacagtcttgaaggagttcccacatatgctgagcacttgttggctgcttttccttcaatctgcggtccgactcatccaaaccatctcaattgggttgaggtcaggggattgtggaggccaggtcatctgatgcagcactccatcactctccttcttggtaaaatagcccttacacagcctggaggtgtgttgggtcattgttctgttgaaaaacaaatgagtcccactaagcccaaaccagactctgatggcgtatcgctgtagaatgctgtggtagccatgctggttaagtgtgccttgaattctaaataaatcacagacagtgtcaccggcaaagcaccccctcaccataacacctcctcctccatgctttacggtgggaaatacacatgcggagatcatccgttccccCACAcatttcacaaagacacggcggttggaaccaaaaatctccaatatggactccagaccaacggacacatttccactggtctaatgtccattgctcgtgtttcttggcccaagcaggtctcttcttcttattggtgtcctttagtagtggtttctttgcagcaattcgaccatgaaggcctgatccacagtctcctctgaacagttgatgttgagatgtgtctgttacttgaactctgaagcatttatttggtctgcaatttctgatgctggtaactctaatgaacacttgatggtttttgcgactgcacttgaagaaacgttcaaagttcttcaaaTTTTGTAGCAtgtctacactattattctacaatgtaaaaaatagtaaaaatgtctcaatctacacataataccccataatgacaaagcgaaaagtttttttttgttgacatttttgctcatttataaaaaataaaaataaacaccatatttacataagtattcagaccctttgctatgagactcgaaattgagctcaggtgcagcctgtttccattgatcatccttgagatgatcggtggtaaattaaattgattggacatgatttggaaaggcacacacctgtctatataaggtcccacagttaacagtgcatgtcagagcaaaaaccaagcaatgaggtccaAGGAAttatccatagagctccgagacaggattgtgttgaggcacagatctgggcatTCTGCAGCATTGtacgtccccaagaacacagtggcctccatcattcttaaatggaagaagtttggaaccacgaagactcttcctagagctggccgcccggccaaactgagcaatcgggggagaagggccttggtcagggaggtgaccaagaacccaatggtcactctgacagagctctagagttcctctgtggagatggtagaaccttcctgaaggacaaccatctctgcagcactccaccaatcaggcctttatggtagagtggccagacggaagccacacctcagtaaaaaggcacatgacagcccgattggagtttgacaaaaggcacttaaaggactctgaccatgagaaacaagattctctggtctgatgaaaccaagattgaacttcttggccggaatgccaagcgtcacatctggaggaaacatggcaccatccctacggtgaagggtggtggtggcagcttgggatatttttcagcggcagggactgagagacttgtcaggatcgagggaaagatgaacggagcaaagtacagagagatccttgatgaaaacctgctccagagcgctcaggacctcagactggggcgaaggttcaccttccaacaggacaacaaccctaagcacacagccaagacaacgcaggagtggcttcggaacaagtcctCTGAAtgtcccggacttgaacccgatcgaacatctcttgagagtcctgaaaatagctgtgtatcgacactccccatccaacttgacagagcttgagaggatctgcagagaagaatgggagaaactccccaaatacaggtgtgccaagcttgtagcgtcatacccaagaatactaaagactgtaatcactgccaaaggtgcttcaacaaagtactgagtaaagggtctgaatacttatgtaaatgtgaaatttctGTTTCTACtctttaataaatttgcaaaaatttataaaaacctgtttttgctttgtgattatggggttgattaagaaaaaaaacaatttaataataaggctgtaacgtaataacaaaatgtggaaaaagtcaaggggtctgaatactttccgaatgcacaaattacctcgactaacctgtactactgcacattgactcggtaccggtaccccctgtatacagcctcattattgttatttttacttttgttatttagtaaatattttcttaaaacttcgttgttggtgaagggcttgtaagtaagcatttcacggtaaggtctacacctgttgtattcggcacatgtgacaagtacatttttattttatttgttaatctcatagaacaaaacgtataagaccttctaagcctgtgttaacctcagaccttatttttggcATTCATCCCAAAACCCCATTCTTTTCCCCCATAGGAATGGACGAAGAAACCATCATTTCcggtttttaggactacaagctggcgagctctatgagggaggggagggggggggggtcgtcactagttaacacagccacagacataaaccctgcctatttaTAAAATGTCTCTTCTTAACCCAACCTTAACCCCACTGCTAACCTTTTGCCTAACCCGAaacttaaatgaagaccaaaaagctaatttgtTTTCATGAAGTTTTAAgatagacaattttgactttgtggctgcgcTAACTAGTGACAACCCTATTGGGGGGCTGGCTATTACGttaaatgaaaataaatattaCAAGAATGATTTattgaaaaacaaaaacaaaccttACCTGTACATGACACACTATTCTCAGAAAATGTAGGGCCAAATAAGGAGCATGTCGGGTATTGCAAAACTAACGCATTTAACAGGAATAGATATCATGCTAAATATTTCCATGAAATAAAGTTTTAAACCATGCTTGTCATCTTTCAGCACATACCTAACAAACTACAGTATTGAATTCAAATTAGTAAAACAACATGTGCTTCTGTTTTGAATTAATCAATCCACTCTATGATTTCAGAATCTGTTTCAAATCACCAATTTCCTTATGTTTCAGTGtgtgaaaaaagtattatttaaCTGATACAATTACATCCATTCCTGCAAATATGTTATCATGGTCTAGAATGAAAACTAACTCAAAACTCCATTCAGTACTTTGGATACAGAGGCCATGCTGTGCCTAGCATGGCAGTAATGGTAAGTCCAAAACAGAGAACTTTTATAGAATCCTGGTCAAATGAAAAGTGATCTTCAAAATGACATCTTCTTTCACAACAGTATGCACCAATCCTCATTCAATTCCTTCTTGCTTGTCTTTAATTGCAACCTGAAACAAAGTTGAAAGAGATAATGAATTTATTAGTTACACATTCTGCTGATCAGGTAGGTCAATACTCaccatttaaaaaaagtattattattagtagtttTCAAAAATACATtcgcattttagtcattttgcagacactcttatccagagcaacttacagtaatgagtgcatacgttttcatactggTTCCCCGTGGGAATTTAACCCACAGccttggcattgcaagtgccatgctgtACCAAGTGAGCCACACAGGACTTTTTAACCCAAATAGTATTGAAGATGAGTGTTTCAGGGATATTGCTATGTAGATAGTGcgtacatcacaggaggttggtggcatcttaattggggaggacaggctcgtggtaatgggtggagcggaataggtggaatggtatcaaatacatcaacacatggtttccatgtgtttgatgccattccatttgcgccgttccagccattattatgagccgtcctcccctcagcagcttccACCGGCATACATACATTTCTGGCCAAAATAGCTATTTTCCACAACCAGTTCTAGTATAGAGGACAAtctatataatattatatattgACAGTTTGCTACAGTAGAACTGTTCCACGAAATGTACCGACAGACCCATTTCAATgggtctgtagctcagctggtagagcacagcgcttgtaacgccaaggtagcgggttcgatccccgggaccacccatacacacacacaaaaaaataaaataaaatgtatgcacgcatgactgtaagtcgctttggataaaagcgtctgctaaatggcatattatttatattattaatgTTGAGAGATTAAGAGATGTGATGATGACGGTATCTCATGTACTCACCCTGAATCTCTCCTCCAACAAGGACAGCTCACTGATGAGGTCAGTGATGGCATTAGTGAAAGCCTCCTGAGGACTGTAGTCTGGTGTGGTCTGAACACGGATCACAATCTTGTGCTCCAGAGGATGAGGGACCTTGTAGCCAGCAAATAGCACTTGGGGGTCTTTCAGAAGTTGTCTGCAAATACAATACATTTAAGTTATGATTGAGGAGCTTCGCAATTATCATTGATTGCACAAAAAATCCCAATGAAATTAAAGAATTGCACTCACTGTCTGATGATGTTACCAAGCGTGTGATCCTCTTTGTTCAACGTGAAGAGACAGGCGTTCGGGACTTTTGTGTCCTTGATGATTGTGATTCTAAAAACATGTATTTTAATGTAAGAGTATTTCACTTTCAGATTCATATTCAGTGGCAATGGCAGTCCAATCACATTGGcgtgttagttagctagctagtttatgctGAATTTTGCTAATTTATAGTAGCCAGCAAACCCATAACTATATGACTCTGGTAGCCAGTAGACGCGAACTTGTTAGCTGATAATGCCTGACAGACTTACCTTGCTACTACTCTTTAGTCACTGGCTACTGTGAAGCTAGGAATAACTGGCAAAGCACAAACATAGCCTGACAGTTAGCTAGCATGCCCTCAAATATGATATGTTGTAGcatgctacctagctagctacctcctGAACCAGAATCTGGGATTATCTTCTGAGAATCGCCATATTAAACGTCTCCTGTAAACCCATATTCTGGTTCAGCTACCTACTTACCTTTGATCGCAGTTAACTTTGATCGCTAGATAACCTAAACTAACCAGAATAACAATAGCTAAATTAGCTAATCCTAGCTAGCTAAACGTTCTTGGAGGGAAACGTCAGCAAGCGATCTCGTAATATGTtacagtagctaactagctatatgACTAAAACTTACTTCTTTTCCCCTTCAAACAACAGAAATGACTCGAATGCCGGTGGCGCGTTCATATTTGaacagttagctaacgttagttatctACCTAGCTGCATATAAGAATGCAGAAACAGCGAACACACAACACAGTTCTTGAATGAGGGACTCAATAGCTGGTGGGACATACTTCCGGTAGTGTTTATTATGAAGGAATTTCAAAATAAAGGTATTCATACAAGATCTGTGCGTCTTGATGAGTGAAATCGTATAAATTATAGAGCCCTTATCAATGACGGTCTGGACACCAACCTGTACCTCAAAAAGAGAATCAGAAGACGACTAAGGGATGCTTCAGAGTCTGGATTGAGAAGTGCATGAGAGGATGAAGGAGGAGAACCTGAAAGATGAAGAGACGAATAGGGAGGACAAAGGGAGGATAGGCAAGGAGGTGAGGGCACTGATCCAAGTGATGAAGAGAAACTGCAGCGAAGGTGATCTTGAGGCAGTAGACCTGGACAGCTGGCTGAATGACCTTGAAAAGTTGAAAGTGGCCTTCAAGAAATGCACTGGAGAGATGGCCGAAATGATAGAGAGCATGGCAGAAATGTAGGCCACCATAGCCAAGAGCAGAGTCCTCAAACCTGACAAAAATAACTCTGTCCAGAGCTTTGTAAGTTACTCCTACTTATTGAGTGTAGTCAGATATCTGCAATGTGTTATAGAGTAGTTATACAGTATATCTAGAGATTGTGTATAACATTGCACTGTCCTGATAGTTTGTTTGTTGTTTCTGGTCCTACAGAGCCCAGTGAAGGTCTCTGGTCCTGTGTCTGGCCAGACTGGCCTTACACCTCTTGTGACCTCAGCACCCGGGACCCTGGCTGAAGCCCTATGGCCCTGCCCTCTGCTGTGGCCCCTCCCTCCCAGAGGATGTCCCAAGGCCTTTGACTCCCTCCCAGCCCTGTCCCTGTCATTGTTGCTCCGCCTGCTGTGAAGTACTACTTATACCACCTCAGCCCTCGTCTGGACCCCATCACCAACCTGAATGAGAACGGCAGGAAGCTGCTCCAGGAAATGGTGCAGGAAATGGCAGGAGTGGCCCAACAGGTAGGATTTGGGAAAGGAAGAGGGGTTGTCATTCCCTCCTACTATAGCTGTAAGTTACCTGTCAGTTTAAGTTTAGTAAGCTTCTCTTCTACTCTCAGGATGTTGAGGCAAAGAGGATCGGCAAAGGGAAAAAGAAGCCAAAGAAAGGTATGAAATGAATGATGGAGGAGAAAACCAGTGATAGGCAGCAGGTAAAAAATATTGAGTGCCAGCAGGAGGAAAATGTTGAGGAAAGTGAGAAAGAGGACCTGAAAAAGGACAAAAATAGTCTGAGGAAGAGGTGAGGACAAATAAAAGGGGCCTGCTAGCAAGAGATCTATGCAGTGTAGATCATTAGAGGAGTGCAGCGGGGGCCAGAATAATATAAATATCAGTCTGATAGAATTATTGAAGTTGTTAGACTAGTTTTCATAGCAGATCTTGTAAATATGATAACTATatattacatttttagtcatttagcagacgctcttatccagagcgacttacagttagtgagtgcatacattttcatatataCTGTCAATGCTCCCACTGTAACGGAAGTGTCTTATTGACAGGTTCCTCCAGTGGCTGCTGCTTAAAGTGAGATGTACAAAGAAACTATGGACACCGgctaaagcacacacacacgcacacacacacacacacacacacacacacacacacacacacacacacacacacacacacacacacacacacacacacacacacacacacacacacacacacacacacacacatacacacacacacacacacagcacaactGATAGGCacatttatttgtttttattattaCTCTTTATTTTTTGAAAATACTGTATTGCTTCAATTAATATGTGAGTTTACCCACTGTGGGTAAAAAATAGAGAAAACAAATTATATATACCTCAGATTGACATAATCATGTTCCTGCTGCTGTTGTATTAGGGGGAGTGGGTGGATCCTATAGGGGAAGATCACATAATTTGGTGGCTTTCCCATTCTTGTGATCGTCAGTTCCACTACTCTTTTTTTTCCTCAGAAGTTTTTTCCTCTTCGTTGGGTTTGTTGCAGCAGTAGCTTATACATTCCAAACGCCTTGTCCCTATGTCATTCTCTTTACCTGACATGGGTTTTCACTGGTCTCCAGCTTTGTGATGGAGGTGATGATGTGGTGCATGTCCATCTTAGGGCTGGAACATTAGTGAATGTCATAGATGTCCCATTTCTGGCTATTGAACATTGAGCCCAAGTTGGAGATGGGCTGAGGGTCATTTTCCCTCTCTATGTCCACCAGGTTATACTGTGGATTTTAAATGGTCTTCTGGCAGGTCATGGCGTCCTCCGCACTTAAGCGGATCCACTGCATGCTCCAGTCGTGGTGGAGTGCACCACTTGAGGGTAACCGTCTCTCGACTGGTAGGTGAGTACTGGTCATGTGCATGTTGCCAATTTCAAGCAACTGCAGGTCGAGTTCTTCTCCAACGTGTCGGTCTTCCGGCAGGTCATGGTGTCCTTTACATTTAAGCTGATCCACCACATGCTTGTTAAAGATGATGGTCAGGGACATGATCATAGACCAGTACCGAGTGTAGCACTCCAGCTGGCTTTTGGCCCTCTCTGATGAGGGCTTCCAGAAGCCTTAGCGGGTCACTCCCCTGTAACCCTCACTAATAGAGGGCTAGACGTCCAGGGTGGCCGTTTTTAGGAACTCCAAGTGGAGTTCTTCACCAATGTGTTGGAATGTAAGTTATTGTGATGGAAGCGAAGTCAAAATGCTGAAAACATGAAGTTTGGAGGGCAGCTGTACCTTCTCGTCTGTACACTATGAACCTCACTGGTCAGCCAAGGGGATAGCTATTTCTTTAGCCAGGCTGAGACCAGAAAATCCTCTCCCTGAGGGTAGATGTGGACTAGAGCCAGCACACGCTGCTGGACTGACAGTCAGAGCCTCTTGCCAGCCTCTTTTGCTTTTGAATGCTTTATCCTGCACACAGTCCTCTAGAGTtcctacatactgtatgtgttatCACAGTCTATGAGCCTATGGGAGTCACTCTTGGCTTTTGTGAGGCAGAATAGAATAATACGTTAAATATTGCACTACAGCACTTGGAGTCCTCCCAAATGGGTTAGGTGACCCAACAGCTGCCAATGCAGACATAGTGCTGTTGTAGTCCTCGTGTCTAAGTGATTTTGTAGTCCTCAATATGTGGAACACACAATTTCTTCCTTTTTTATATATGGCACATAACTACAGTACATCCAAACTAACAATTATGACTGACAACACATATTTACTGAACTCACTCGGtctatataaaaatgtatttctcAGTAAAGCATGATGAATGTTTTATGTTTTTGTGCTtttgtcttttgttttgtagttttttttttgtattgaTATCATTGTAGTGTTTGTGTTTTGTATTTACGAACTAAAAACGTAATCATTGTCATAAGAGCATTATTTCATGGGTTCCAAAGGGACTTTTATTTTGGAGGTAGATCtttcaaatcaagctttatttatacagcacatttcagacatggaatgcaatgcAATGTACTTTACAAGAAAAAACGAATAAAAatcaatgaaaataaaagctgaaatgtttactacacaacaaacataagataaaaaacaaaagaatgacaCAAACTGAACAACTAAAAAGCAACCTAAGGAAAACTAAAGCTTAAAATATGTGTTTtaaaatctcatttacatatgtccacagtttcggcccccctcaggttctctggtaggctattccagaggctgggggaataataactaaaggctgcctctccatgcctcttagtcctaggctttgggatagttaaaaggccagtgccagaggacctgagggacttACTGGGCAAATTCAAGATACAAGAAGAATTTGAACAGTTTGCTTCTTCAGCTGATGAAGGAGCGGAAAGAGTGTGGAGATGTGGAAATGGACAGCGAGGAAGAAGGAAAGAAGCTGAGTGTAGAGGAAAGCGGTGTGGTGCGGAAGATTGGCAtcaagtacaaaaaggaaaaaacTTACTCTGGTGTTGTATCTTCTTGTCTAAGAATACTAAAGAAAACAACTGTTCTTTAAAACATAAGTATTGTGCATTGAGCTGGGATCTCCCGCTCTCCCACCTCTCTGCGTGGGCTGCGCATCCCATAAGTGGTCACGTGGCCTCTGATACAATATGCCACATCCCCCTTATCAAGTATGCCTTTCCCTTATAAGATAAAACAATAACAATTACAGTAACAATAACAATTCTCTATAAATCCTGGTTACACTTCTTTGCATAGTGAACACTGCATTTCAATAACACATTTATACTTCCTGAATCAGCCTCTGAGGTGCTTTTACTTCTCTATCTGACCGTCTCATTTCAACAGACTGCCCTGGTGGGTCTGACACAGGAGTGTCTGGGCTTGACGT containing:
- the LOC121550249 gene encoding DNA-directed RNA polymerase II subunit RPB11-a; amino-acid sequence: MNAPPAFESFLLFEGEKKITIIKDTKVPNACLFTLNKEDHTLGNIIRQQLLKDPQVLFAGYKVPHPLEHKIVIRVQTTPDYSPQEAFTNAITDLISELSLLEERFRVAIKDKQEGIE